From Halococcus salsus, one genomic window encodes:
- a CDS encoding ATP-dependent DNA helicase: MNPARIEDEFPAPEYRGAQRDALGRIREAFAAGNRVVLVRAPTGSGKSLLARAIAGCARRPDEADPADATDAYYTTPQVSQLDDVAADPLLSDLQVIRGKRNYSCLLPGETNTPVDRAPCARQTGFDCSIRHRCPYFSDRTIASNRSIAAMTLAYFMQTAGSDAFGRRDVVVVDEAHGLAEWAEMYATIDLRPRTVSVWDELEVPEIDGVEAAARFADHVTTICSRRKDTLVGADELSISEVEERDRLQELISNLNWFVSDYRDPTSASTWVVDGGDGEPVTIKPLNPERYLRHTVWDRGNRFALLSATILDKEGFCRGVGLDPDETALVDVSHTFPVENRPLFDTTQGKMTYDHREETLPKIARLVVRLMAHHPDEKGIVHAHSYAIAEGLEKRLREFGVEGRIRSHDREDRDAQLNAWLASDDPELLISVKMEEALDLEGDLARWQVLCKAPYPNTRDSRVARRLEDGQWNWYYRTTLSTVIQACGRVVRAPDDHGGTYLADSSLLDLFERSRSAMPDWFAAQVDRMTTPELPAFDPSAAGGDGDSGSRRDRRRKSRDDPENHPLADVWGSD, from the coding sequence GTGAACCCAGCGCGGATCGAGGACGAGTTTCCCGCCCCCGAATATCGCGGTGCCCAGCGCGACGCGCTCGGCCGCATCCGGGAGGCGTTCGCGGCGGGCAACCGGGTGGTGCTCGTCCGCGCCCCCACCGGCTCCGGGAAGTCGCTGCTCGCGCGCGCCATCGCGGGCTGTGCGCGCCGGCCCGACGAGGCCGACCCCGCCGACGCGACCGACGCCTACTACACCACCCCGCAGGTCTCCCAGCTCGACGACGTCGCCGCCGATCCCCTCCTCTCCGACCTCCAGGTCATCAGGGGCAAACGCAACTACTCGTGTCTCCTCCCCGGCGAGACGAATACCCCTGTGGACCGAGCGCCGTGCGCACGCCAGACGGGCTTCGACTGTTCGATCCGCCACCGCTGTCCGTACTTCTCCGACCGGACGATCGCCTCGAACCGCTCGATCGCCGCGATGACGTTGGCCTACTTCATGCAGACCGCTGGCTCGGACGCGTTCGGCCGGCGCGACGTCGTGGTCGTGGACGAGGCCCACGGGCTCGCCGAGTGGGCCGAGATGTACGCCACGATCGACCTTCGACCGCGAACGGTGTCGGTCTGGGACGAACTGGAGGTCCCCGAGATCGACGGCGTCGAGGCGGCCGCCCGGTTCGCCGACCACGTCACGACCATCTGTAGCCGCCGGAAGGACACCCTTGTCGGGGCCGACGAACTCTCGATTTCGGAGGTCGAAGAACGTGACCGGCTCCAGGAACTCATCTCGAACCTCAACTGGTTCGTCTCGGACTACCGCGACCCGACCAGCGCGAGCACGTGGGTCGTCGACGGCGGCGACGGCGAGCCGGTGACGATCAAACCCCTCAACCCCGAGCGCTATCTCCGTCACACGGTCTGGGACCGTGGAAACCGCTTCGCGCTCCTCTCGGCCACCATCCTCGACAAGGAGGGCTTCTGTCGTGGTGTCGGGCTCGACCCCGACGAGACGGCGCTGGTCGACGTCTCGCACACCTTCCCGGTCGAGAACCGCCCCCTGTTCGACACCACCCAGGGCAAGATGACCTACGACCACCGCGAGGAGACCCTCCCGAAGATCGCCCGGCTCGTCGTCCGGCTCATGGCCCACCACCCCGACGAGAAGGGGATCGTCCACGCCCACTCCTACGCCATCGCGGAGGGACTGGAAAAGCGACTCCGCGAGTTCGGGGTCGAGGGTCGGATCCGGAGCCACGACCGCGAGGACCGCGACGCCCAGCTGAACGCCTGGCTCGCGAGCGACGATCCCGAACTACTCATCTCCGTGAAGATGGAGGAGGCGCTCGACCTGGAGGGCGACCTCGCGCGGTGGCAGGTGCTCTGCAAGGCTCCCTATCCCAACACCCGCGACTCGCGGGTCGCCCGCCGACTGGAGGACGGCCAGTGGAACTGGTACTACCGGACGACCCTGAGTACCGTGATTCAAGCCTGCGGTCGGGTCGTGCGCGCGCCCGACGACCACGGGGGGACCTACCTCGCGGATTCGAGCCTGCTCGACCTCTTCGAGCGCTCGCGGTCGGCGATGCCCGACTGGTTCGCGGCCCAGGTCGACCGGATGACGACCCCGGAGCTCCCGGCGTTCGACCCCAGTGCAGCCGGCGGGGACGGCGACTCCGGGAGTCGTCGCGACCGACGACGAAAGTCGCGGGACGACCCGGAGAACCACCCGCTCGCGGACGTCTGGGGTTCGGACTAA
- a CDS encoding DUF7561 family protein, translated as MASDPCAGCGRPVKVAGGIANLWTFGGDAAGGLALELADGSDHLLCYDCIDRLPDDPRAADVAALGRE; from the coding sequence ATGGCTTCCGACCCGTGTGCGGGCTGTGGTCGCCCGGTCAAGGTCGCGGGCGGCATCGCCAACCTCTGGACCTTCGGCGGCGACGCGGCCGGCGGCCTCGCACTCGAACTCGCCGACGGCTCCGACCACCTCCTCTGTTACGACTGCATCGACCGGCTGCCCGACGACCCACGGGCGGCCGACGTCGCGGCGCTCGGGCGCGAGTAG
- a CDS encoding DUF7530 family protein: MNAADGASGVDGGEESPDFGETWTYESIVGALPGIEVSTTLALAIQLGIFEVGVVVLAWYYDLWNVALIGSAAVFVAGIGSIEMVRVSRHLRSVELPDAYRRLVFGSNMDVVLAVLAFCAMLVYLFVPNAQTGAPPLLDQLIGTDPPVLVVYFLLMVLWDVCYRIGTGWWATVTALWRSYRYRFDPETTRTFFWADVETVAFGLIQLLLVPFVLDYPVLLAVLIAHVAAVMVVTGLSLVLLYTKREGTEPATTT; encoded by the coding sequence ATGAACGCGGCCGACGGCGCGAGCGGGGTCGATGGCGGGGAGGAATCGCCCGACTTCGGCGAGACGTGGACCTACGAGAGCATCGTGGGGGCGCTGCCGGGGATCGAGGTCTCGACCACGCTCGCGCTCGCGATCCAGCTCGGCATCTTCGAAGTCGGTGTGGTGGTCCTCGCGTGGTACTACGACCTCTGGAACGTCGCGCTGATCGGCAGCGCCGCGGTGTTCGTCGCGGGCATCGGCAGCATCGAGATGGTTCGGGTGTCGCGTCACCTCCGGTCGGTCGAACTCCCCGACGCCTACCGACGCCTCGTGTTCGGCTCGAACATGGACGTCGTCCTCGCGGTGCTCGCCTTCTGTGCCATGCTGGTCTACCTGTTCGTCCCGAACGCCCAAACCGGTGCGCCGCCGCTGCTCGACCAGCTCATCGGGACCGACCCACCGGTTCTCGTGGTCTACTTCCTCCTGATGGTGCTCTGGGACGTCTGCTACCGTATCGGCACGGGCTGGTGGGCGACCGTCACCGCGCTCTGGCGGTCGTATCGCTACCGCTTCGACCCCGAGACCACGCGGACGTTCTTCTGGGCCGACGTGGAGACCGTGGCCTTCGGCCTGATCCAACTTCTCCTGGTCCCGTTCGTCCTCGACTATCCCGTGTTGCTCGCGGTGTTGATCGCCCACGTCGCGGCGGTCATGGTGGTGACGGGGCTGTCGCTGGTGTTGCTCTACACCAAGCGCGAAGGAACCGAGCCAGCTACGACGACCTGA
- a CDS encoding DUF5786 family protein yields the protein MSMGAYDAAEHERREQKTSTVDTSPDDDRRSSYEGTVEYDTGDANADDLLAQFRELRSS from the coding sequence ATGTCAATGGGAGCCTATGACGCGGCCGAACACGAACGCCGCGAACAGAAAACCAGTACGGTCGACACCAGTCCGGACGACGACCGGCGGAGCAGCTACGAGGGCACCGTCGAGTACGACACCGGTGACGCGAACGCCGACGACCTCCTCGCGCAGTTCCGCGAGCTCAGGTCGTCGTAG
- a CDS encoding DUF5784 family protein, producing MAGPLRFRWSHETWDRSRVRRDLHASLDEALGARLDGPWYRPPPGYDACRLEMDNGDRALFAWGEDAFWLGNTQTPEALWRTEKYTFDEVPYRVARWAQRELLAELHVQDPWLTAYDHVAWFFLPVLFSKDGRTSSRAFFADHAAGFPDATTDDALGFYERFLSTGVFDDYRYTMAAKLGTSRQVDLTRMSATMGEFNAAKVLTDAGQPIVPEVQMDSGHALDYRVEPVDGPPALVEVTRPSRPVDRAAGTPAAAVRGTAGSKTDGQLAAHPDAVLFVDCSSFHDDEWATLAAERPAVGHRPAVVFRVRPDGSTAGYTTGTVPFDLSGTSLDA from the coding sequence GTGGCCGGACCCCTCCGTTTTCGCTGGTCGCACGAGACCTGGGATCGCTCCCGGGTTCGCCGCGACCTCCACGCATCCCTCGACGAGGCGCTCGGCGCGCGTCTCGACGGGCCCTGGTATCGACCCCCGCCCGGATACGACGCCTGCCGCCTCGAAATGGACAACGGCGACCGCGCGCTGTTCGCCTGGGGCGAGGACGCCTTCTGGCTCGGCAACACCCAGACCCCCGAGGCCCTCTGGCGCACCGAGAAGTACACCTTCGACGAGGTGCCCTACCGGGTCGCACGGTGGGCCCAGCGCGAACTCCTCGCCGAACTCCATGTCCAGGACCCGTGGCTCACGGCCTACGACCACGTCGCGTGGTTCTTCCTCCCCGTGCTGTTCTCGAAGGACGGCCGGACGAGTTCGCGCGCGTTCTTCGCCGACCACGCCGCGGGCTTTCCGGACGCGACCACCGACGACGCGCTCGGCTTCTACGAACGGTTCCTCTCGACCGGTGTCTTCGACGACTACCGCTACACGATGGCGGCGAAGCTCGGGACGAGCCGACAGGTCGACCTCACGCGGATGAGCGCGACGATGGGCGAGTTCAACGCCGCGAAGGTCCTCACCGACGCCGGCCAGCCCATCGTCCCCGAGGTCCAGATGGACTCGGGCCACGCACTCGACTACCGGGTCGAACCGGTCGACGGCCCGCCGGCGCTCGTCGAAGTCACCCGCCCGAGTCGCCCGGTCGACCGCGCGGCGGGCACCCCGGCGGCCGCGGTCAGGGGAACCGCGGGCTCGAAGACCGACGGCCAGCTCGCCGCCCACCCCGACGCCGTCCTGTTCGTCGACTGTTCGTCCTTTCACGACGACGAGTGGGCCACGCTCGCGGCCGAACGCCCCGCCGTCGGCCACCGTCCGGCCGTCGTGTTCCGGGTCCGGCCCGACGGCTCGACCGCGGGCTACACGACGGGAACGGTGCCGTTCGACCTCTCGGGGACCAGTCTCGACGCGTAG
- a CDS encoding GNAT family N-acetyltransferase → MEIRRLPAEEAAVRRYAEELWLPYNRELETVVESHVLADDVALVDELVPWALDKIETTDYRIAVAIDAETSGTDDDFAEIDGDLLGFIATNLGESPSIFEWPDRLLVNELYVREPYRGTGLAHDLMERARSRADEEGCTELVLDVDVDNERALAFYEKVGFEPLRHRMRVDVADLDGVG, encoded by the coding sequence ATGGAGATCCGTCGACTCCCCGCCGAGGAAGCCGCCGTCCGCCGCTACGCCGAGGAGCTGTGGCTACCGTACAACCGCGAACTCGAAACCGTCGTCGAGAGCCACGTGCTCGCCGACGACGTGGCCCTCGTCGACGAACTGGTTCCGTGGGCGCTCGACAAGATCGAGACCACCGACTACCGTATCGCGGTCGCCATCGACGCCGAAACGTCGGGCACGGACGACGATTTCGCCGAGATTGACGGCGACCTACTCGGGTTCATCGCCACCAACCTCGGCGAGTCACCGTCGATCTTCGAGTGGCCCGACCGACTGCTGGTGAACGAACTCTACGTCCGCGAACCCTATCGTGGGACCGGGCTCGCACACGACTTGATGGAACGAGCCCGAAGTCGAGCAGACGAAGAGGGCTGTACGGAGCTCGTCCTCGACGTCGACGTCGACAACGAGCGCGCGCTCGCGTTCTACGAGAAGGTTGGTTTCGAGCCGCTCCGTCACCGGATGCGTGTCGACGTCGCCGACCTCGACGGGGTGGGATGA
- a CDS encoding DUF5789 family protein: protein MRFMNGADERLGAHSYPTTTADLIEAHGDLEIAFPNGTETLGDVFGRVDESTFETAEEARLMLYSALGDDAIGRKFYSDRDPTRVDEDGPEPVSL from the coding sequence ATGCGATTCATGAACGGCGCGGACGAGCGGCTCGGCGCACACAGCTACCCAACGACGACGGCAGACCTCATCGAGGCTCACGGCGACCTCGAGATCGCCTTCCCGAACGGCACCGAGACCCTCGGCGACGTCTTCGGCAGGGTCGACGAGTCGACGTTCGAGACGGCCGAAGAAGCTCGGCTGATGCTCTACAGCGCGCTCGGCGACGACGCGATCGGCCGGAAGTTCTACTCCGACCGCGACCCCACCCGGGTCGACGAGGACGGCCCCGAACCGGTCTCGTTGTAG
- a CDS encoding PHP domain-containing protein, producing MPAADLHVHTTNSDGTMQLREVPEAAHRANVGTVAITDHERLNRELDTPIDERDGIEMIHGIELRVESDAGQVDLLGYGIRPTDDLLTELDRLQTDRIERGRAIIDCVEDRFDYDLDIEPAEGIGRPHIARAIADSGATYDYEGAFEEVIGADCPCFVARNLPTFERGAALLAEACGVVSLAHPLRYGDPEAALALTASPHVSAVERYYDYGRTVDTAPVEHTLERNDLLPTGGSDAHDAVLGRAGLDGAEFEAFYERL from the coding sequence ATGCCCGCCGCCGACCTCCACGTCCACACCACAAACTCGGACGGGACGATGCAGCTGCGCGAGGTCCCCGAAGCCGCCCACAGGGCCAACGTCGGGACCGTCGCGATCACCGACCACGAGCGCCTCAACCGGGAGCTCGACACCCCAATCGACGAACGCGACGGGATCGAGATGATCCACGGGATCGAACTCCGGGTCGAGAGCGACGCGGGACAGGTCGACCTGCTCGGCTACGGCATCCGGCCGACCGACGACCTCCTGACTGAGCTCGACCGCCTCCAAACGGATCGGATCGAGCGCGGGCGGGCGATCATCGACTGCGTCGAGGACCGCTTCGACTACGACCTCGACATCGAACCCGCCGAGGGGATCGGCCGGCCCCACATCGCGCGGGCGATCGCCGACTCCGGTGCGACCTACGACTACGAGGGCGCGTTCGAGGAGGTCATCGGGGCGGACTGTCCGTGTTTCGTCGCCCGCAACCTCCCAACCTTCGAACGCGGCGCGGCGCTCCTGGCCGAGGCCTGTGGCGTGGTCTCGCTGGCCCACCCGCTCCGCTACGGTGATCCCGAGGCCGCGCTCGCGCTCACCGCCTCGCCCCACGTCTCGGCCGTCGAGCGCTACTACGACTACGGCCGGACGGTCGACACCGCGCCCGTCGAGCACACACTCGAACGCAACGACCTCCTCCCGACCGGCGGGAGCGACGCTCACGATGCCGTTCTCGGTCGAGCAGGGCTCGACGGTGCGGAGTTCGAGGCGTTCTACGAGCGGCTGTAA
- a CDS encoding DUF6757 family protein has translation MQCHYCDADAAVAVEKDGLKVGLCRTHLRERLRELADDDALAGLQDELDIDRS, from the coding sequence ATGCAGTGTCACTACTGCGATGCAGACGCCGCGGTCGCCGTCGAAAAGGATGGCCTGAAGGTCGGTCTCTGCCGAACGCATCTCCGTGAACGGCTCCGCGAACTCGCCGACGACGACGCCCTCGCCGGACTCCAGGACGAACTCGACATCGACCGGTCCTAA
- a CDS encoding cupin domain-containing protein has product MFANENDVEWTDIGPADTGFRRKQLGRAAGGEGLGCSLYELPAGERAWPYHYHTRNEEALYVLDGTGHLRLPDEERKLSPGTYVALPTGEESAHRVVNDADDVLRYLAMSTMEEPDVVGYPDADAVGVYAGSPPGGDEDERVLSGFFETEDRVDFWETIDDG; this is encoded by the coding sequence ATGTTCGCCAACGAGAACGACGTCGAGTGGACCGACATCGGCCCCGCGGACACCGGGTTTCGCCGAAAACAGCTCGGCCGGGCGGCCGGCGGCGAGGGGCTCGGCTGTAGCCTCTACGAACTCCCGGCGGGCGAGCGCGCGTGGCCGTATCACTACCACACGAGAAACGAGGAGGCGCTCTACGTTCTCGACGGGACCGGACACCTTCGACTGCCCGACGAGGAACGGAAACTCTCTCCCGGGACCTACGTCGCGCTCCCGACCGGCGAGGAGAGCGCGCATCGAGTCGTCAACGACGCCGACGACGTCCTCCGCTATCTCGCGATGTCGACGATGGAGGAGCCGGACGTGGTGGGCTATCCCGACGCCGACGCGGTCGGGGTCTACGCCGGGTCGCCCCCCGGCGGTGACGAGGACGAACGGGTCTTGTCGGGCTTCTTCGAGACCGAGGACCGGGTCGACTTCTGGGAGACCATCGACGACGGGTGA
- a CDS encoding DCC1-like thiol-disulfide oxidoreductase family protein, whose amino-acid sequence MATERPRLVYDDDCGFCTWCADWAVRNGDFDPVGFSDLSADERDRLPEDWEECVHLLADGQVYSCGKATEEVLARTGQVPGDLVHFLDGFADYERFRERAYRLGADNRDLLGKVVSASPPAGRE is encoded by the coding sequence ATGGCGACCGAACGACCCCGACTCGTCTACGACGACGACTGTGGGTTCTGTACGTGGTGTGCCGACTGGGCCGTCCGCAACGGCGACTTCGACCCGGTGGGCTTTTCGGACCTCTCGGCCGACGAGCGGGACCGACTCCCCGAGGACTGGGAGGAGTGCGTCCACCTGCTCGCCGACGGCCAAGTTTACTCGTGCGGGAAGGCGACCGAAGAGGTGCTCGCCCGTACGGGACAGGTACCCGGCGACCTCGTCCACTTCCTCGACGGGTTCGCCGACTACGAACGGTTCCGAGAGCGGGCCTACCGCCTCGGGGCCGACAACCGCGACCTCCTCGGGAAGGTGGTGAGCGCGAGCCCGCCGGCGGGCCGCGAGTAG
- a CDS encoding GAF domain-containing protein: MSEPDDPDRILREAIEAFDCVAGTLHRADGDRLHLVASEGMPDSVLDPIQTIPFGKGMAGAAAERREPIQLSNLQTDDSGVAEPSARDTGMEGSLVAPVIDSNGNIEGAIGVAKPEAYEFSEEERDELMAMGEEFADRL; the protein is encoded by the coding sequence ATGAGCGAACCGGACGACCCCGACCGAATCCTCCGCGAGGCCATCGAGGCGTTCGACTGCGTCGCGGGCACCCTCCACCGCGCCGACGGGGACCGCCTCCACCTCGTCGCCAGCGAGGGGATGCCCGACTCCGTGCTCGACCCCATCCAGACGATCCCGTTCGGCAAAGGGATGGCGGGAGCGGCGGCCGAGCGCCGCGAGCCCATCCAGCTCTCGAACCTCCAGACCGACGACTCCGGCGTGGCCGAACCGAGCGCGCGCGACACCGGGATGGAGGGCTCGCTCGTCGCGCCGGTGATCGATTCGAACGGGAACATCGAGGGTGCCATCGGCGTCGCGAAACCCGAAGCCTACGAATTTTCGGAAGAAGAGCGAGACGAACTCATGGCGATGGGCGAGGAGTTCGCCGACCGGCTCTGA
- a CDS encoding acyl-CoA dehydrogenase family protein produces the protein MLDYVGLDADLGEEERAMRDSAREFVDDRVRPEIADHFEAGTFPTELIPEMGERGFFAPNLDGYGLADCSQKAYGLLMQELEAGDSGVRSMASVQGALVMYPIHTYGSEAQKERWLPDMGTGEAIGAFALTEPEHGSNPAGMETAAERDGDEYVLTGQKRWSTNASIADVVLVWARDTSEEGNPVRGFLVETDSEGLDVRSIDGKLSLRASVSSELDLDGVRVSEGNVLPGVSGMKGPLSCLTQARYGIVWGAVGAAMDCFETVQEYATDREQFGKPIGGFQLQQNKLAEMATQITTAQLLAHRLADLKERGEMRPQHVSMAKFNNVRMARDQSRIAREMLGGNGITLEYSPMRHMANMETVYTYEGTHDIHSLILGEDLTGISAFE, from the coding sequence ATGCTCGATTACGTCGGCCTCGACGCCGACCTCGGCGAGGAGGAGCGTGCGATGCGCGACAGCGCCCGCGAGTTCGTCGACGACCGGGTGCGACCCGAGATCGCCGACCACTTCGAGGCGGGCACCTTCCCCACCGAACTGATCCCCGAGATGGGCGAACGGGGCTTCTTCGCACCGAACCTCGACGGCTACGGTCTCGCCGACTGCTCGCAGAAGGCCTACGGCCTCCTGATGCAGGAGCTCGAAGCGGGCGATTCCGGGGTCCGATCGATGGCGAGCGTCCAGGGCGCGCTGGTGATGTACCCCATCCACACCTACGGCTCCGAGGCCCAGAAGGAGCGCTGGCTCCCCGACATGGGGACGGGCGAGGCGATCGGCGCGTTCGCGCTCACCGAACCCGAGCACGGTTCGAACCCCGCCGGGATGGAGACCGCCGCCGAGAGAGATGGGGACGAGTACGTGCTCACGGGGCAGAAACGCTGGTCGACGAACGCCTCGATCGCCGACGTGGTCCTCGTCTGGGCGCGCGACACCAGCGAGGAGGGGAACCCCGTTCGTGGCTTCCTCGTCGAGACCGACAGCGAGGGGCTCGACGTCCGCTCGATCGACGGGAAGCTCTCGCTCCGGGCGTCGGTTTCGAGCGAACTCGACCTCGACGGGGTTCGGGTATCCGAGGGGAACGTTCTGCCCGGCGTCTCGGGGATGAAAGGCCCGCTGTCGTGTCTCACCCAGGCGCGCTACGGCATCGTCTGGGGCGCGGTCGGCGCGGCGATGGACTGTTTCGAGACGGTTCAGGAGTACGCCACCGACCGCGAGCAGTTCGGCAAGCCCATCGGTGGTTTCCAGCTCCAGCAGAACAAGCTCGCGGAGATGGCGACCCAGATCACCACCGCACAGCTGCTCGCCCACCGGCTGGCCGACCTCAAGGAACGCGGCGAGATGCGCCCCCAGCACGTCTCGATGGCGAAGTTCAACAACGTCCGGATGGCGCGCGACCAATCCAGGATCGCCCGCGAGATGCTCGGCGGCAACGGCATCACCCTGGAGTACTCGCCGATGCGCCACATGGCCAACATGGAAACAGTGTATACCTACGAAGGGACTCACGACATCCACTCGCTGATCCTCGGTGAGGACTTGACTGGTATCTCGGCCTTCGAGTAA
- a CDS encoding type 1 glutamine amidotransferase encodes MNDLRIALLNASGDENTPKNFRRELDAELVEFDVHETVPDTYDFDAAVVTGSRSSVYWDEPWIDALKGWVRTAVERGMAVLGVCFGHQVLADALGGRVEDMGEYEIGYREVESRDESLLLGDEPMTVFTTHSDTVTELPPGAVQTAENDCGVHGFRVNNAFGVQFHPEYDMETARVVAGGKDLPDDRIDRVLDDITEENYTKACEAKTLFGRFTAFIRGNGPSASAAQPAPSAESD; translated from the coding sequence GTGAACGACTTGCGGATCGCGCTGTTGAATGCGTCCGGCGATGAGAACACCCCGAAGAACTTCCGACGCGAACTCGACGCGGAGCTCGTCGAGTTCGACGTCCACGAGACGGTCCCCGACACCTACGACTTCGATGCCGCGGTCGTGACCGGGTCGCGGTCGTCGGTCTACTGGGACGAGCCCTGGATCGACGCCCTGAAAGGGTGGGTCCGAACGGCGGTCGAGCGCGGGATGGCCGTGCTCGGCGTCTGCTTCGGTCACCAGGTCCTCGCCGACGCGCTCGGCGGGCGTGTCGAGGACATGGGCGAGTACGAGATCGGCTACCGGGAGGTCGAGAGCCGGGACGAAAGCCTCCTGCTCGGCGACGAACCGATGACGGTCTTCACGACCCACTCGGACACCGTCACCGAGCTCCCGCCCGGTGCCGTCCAGACCGCCGAGAACGACTGCGGCGTCCACGGCTTCCGGGTGAACAACGCCTTCGGCGTCCAGTTCCACCCCGAGTACGACATGGAGACCGCCCGCGTCGTCGCCGGCGGGAAGGACCTCCCCGACGACCGTATCGACCGCGTGCTCGACGACATCACCGAGGAGAACTACACGAAGGCCTGCGAGGCGAAGACGTTGTTCGGCCGGTTCACCGCGTTCATCCGCGGGAACGGCCCCAGCGCGTCGGCCGCCCAGCCAGCCCCCTCGGCGGAGTCGGACTGA
- a CDS encoding glutamate--cysteine ligase, whose product MSESQTDEFVDLGTLGVEEEFFAIDGEGYPTSAVDELIADGDPPPVLDGRLDREMFKCIVETKTPVCEDLAAAHDRVVAIREALVEYAADHGFGIAAAGLHPAAHWDRLECTEAPRYYDMRNRIQLPQNRNTTAGLHVHVGVDDPDKATWVANEIRWFLPVMLALSANSPYWRGVDTGLASARTNVFGAIPNTGIPPVFEDFAEFQRFERLLIETNSIADRQDLWYDVRLHTGCGTVEVRMPDAQSDVERTLAFVEYVQALVVDLAERYEDGETGRNHRYHTLVENKWRATRNGHEATFIDREETGTVPLAEIVERECERLGIDGIARLLDDESGALRQRRLHREGGLEAVCHDLRVGA is encoded by the coding sequence ATGAGCGAAAGTCAGACCGATGAGTTCGTGGATCTCGGAACTCTTGGGGTCGAAGAGGAATTCTTCGCTATCGACGGCGAGGGCTACCCGACGAGCGCGGTCGACGAACTCATCGCGGACGGCGACCCGCCCCCGGTGCTCGATGGCCGCCTCGACCGCGAGATGTTCAAGTGTATCGTCGAGACCAAAACCCCGGTCTGCGAGGATCTCGCAGCGGCTCACGACCGCGTGGTGGCGATCCGGGAGGCGCTGGTCGAGTACGCCGCCGACCACGGGTTCGGCATCGCGGCGGCGGGGCTCCACCCCGCGGCCCACTGGGACCGGCTCGAATGTACCGAAGCCCCGCGCTACTACGACATGCGCAATCGGATCCAGCTCCCACAGAACCGGAACACGACGGCGGGGCTCCACGTTCACGTCGGGGTGGACGACCCCGACAAGGCGACGTGGGTCGCAAACGAGATCCGCTGGTTCCTGCCCGTGATGCTCGCGCTCTCGGCGAACTCGCCGTACTGGCGGGGGGTCGATACGGGGTTGGCGTCGGCGCGAACGAACGTCTTCGGGGCGATCCCGAACACGGGGATACCGCCGGTCTTCGAGGACTTCGCGGAATTCCAGCGGTTCGAACGGCTGCTGATCGAGACCAACTCGATCGCCGACCGGCAGGACCTCTGGTACGACGTCCGGCTCCACACGGGCTGTGGCACCGTCGAGGTCCGGATGCCCGACGCCCAGTCGGACGTCGAGCGCACCCTCGCGTTCGTCGAGTACGTCCAGGCACTCGTGGTCGACCTCGCGGAGCGCTACGAGGACGGCGAGACCGGCCGGAACCACCGCTACCACACCCTGGTCGAGAACAAGTGGCGCGCGACGCGGAACGGCCACGAGGCGACGTTCATCGACCGCGAGGAGACGGGGACGGTCCCGCTCGCCGAAATCGTCGAGCGCGAGTGCGAGCGGCTCGGGATCGACGGGATCGCACGACTCCTCGACGACGAAAGCGGCGCGCTCCGACAGCGCCGGCTCCACCGCGAGGGCGGTCTGGAGGCGGTGTGTCATGACCTCCGGGTGGGCGCGTGA